One halophilic archaeon DL31 genomic region harbors:
- a CDS encoding hypothetical protein (KEGG: hbo:Hbor_13250 hypothetical protein) — translation MLAVYRHDVHKLRGRSHTAASERVAGVRVNETVPLGADRDAALLSRPDGEPEQTLDAHASPGRVSLLTGDVVMTGSVGADGRDAAVREVVQVENPVAMHEAWVASDVAALFNESVFYPYTSLKYHTLLAAALLDNYRAGFGFEELFVAVEEPDGPVTPHRTVLSLPRVRLCVTGEPGDRPAARLGDEPTRCFADVWSHLPAHPFDVDGERRWRVLDAQLRRIRSWSAALQYIEEFLSAYDIGSRDRGGRVDSGGDDRDA, via the coding sequence ATGCTTGCGGTGTACCGACACGACGTGCACAAGCTGCGTGGCCGGTCGCATACTGCAGCGTCTGAGCGGGTTGCTGGCGTACGAGTCAATGAGACGGTGCCGTTGGGTGCGGATCGGGATGCGGCGTTGCTGAGCCGCCCTGACGGGGAACCGGAGCAGACGCTGGATGCGCACGCGTCGCCGGGTCGCGTGTCGCTGCTCACTGGCGACGTGGTGATGACTGGGTCGGTGGGTGCGGATGGTCGTGACGCGGCGGTGCGAGAGGTAGTTCAAGTTGAGAACCCGGTGGCGATGCACGAGGCGTGGGTGGCGTCTGATGTGGCGGCGCTGTTCAACGAATCGGTGTTCTACCCGTACACGTCGCTGAAGTACCACACGTTGTTGGCGGCGGCGTTACTCGATAATTACCGTGCAGGGTTCGGGTTTGAGGAGTTGTTCGTGGCGGTCGAGGAGCCGGACGGGCCGGTGACGCCACACCGGACGGTGCTCTCGTTACCTAGAGTTCGCCTGTGTGTGACTGGCGAACCCGGGGATCGCCCGGCCGCGCGGCTTGGCGATGAACCAACACGGTGCTTCGCTGACGTGTGGTCGCACCTGCCGGCCCACCCGTTCGATGTGGATGGCGAGCGGCGCTGGCGGGTGTTGGATGCGCAGTTGCGGCGCATCCGGTCGTGGTCGGCGGCACTCCAGTATATCGAAGAGTTCCTCTCAGCGTACGACATCGGGTCGCGCGACCGTGGTGGGCGTGTCGACTCGGGTGGTGATGACCGTGATGCGTGA
- a CDS encoding hypothetical protein (KEGG: hla:Hlac_2813 hypothetical protein), with protein sequence MTVIQQVLFEVEGSYLGHPYFVTGNALFNAIARRVDERTRRALHVSHGVFVPGEFGEYPAEHSQNGYGGKLGQSLPDVEAYEDLFVFRDAVHRWLLDSRPRDAHNTHDIERHGDRMAFAPACFFGRPPEQRNSKRSVSWFVHCYLHGRGDDDVLPVSGDVLDGIRVGGARNYGFGELSLTDSLVVDLDALDYGRLTDAESGAYVLELVSPYVLSSAYPDADDQSVPWWWDASSATESPTIQAGRVSGTVATDGRRDDGLRRRDTRLVDGGDAYRVETVDHGQVVGYAGSEPVATARNGVVRVGTHSRFGFGEFRVRPAGDDRVPGRSVGDAASAGGGR encoded by the coding sequence ATGACTGTCATTCAGCAGGTGTTGTTCGAGGTGGAGGGGTCGTACCTGGGACATCCGTACTTCGTCACCGGCAATGCGCTGTTCAACGCGATCGCACGGCGTGTTGATGAGCGGACGCGACGGGCGTTGCACGTGAGTCACGGCGTGTTCGTTCCGGGTGAGTTCGGTGAGTACCCCGCGGAACACTCGCAGAACGGGTACGGCGGGAAACTCGGGCAGTCGCTTCCCGATGTCGAGGCGTACGAGGATTTGTTCGTGTTCCGTGACGCGGTCCACCGGTGGTTGTTGGATTCGCGGCCGCGAGATGCGCACAACACGCACGATATCGAGCGTCACGGTGACCGGATGGCGTTTGCGCCGGCGTGTTTCTTTGGGCGACCGCCGGAGCAGCGAAATTCGAAGCGGTCGGTGTCGTGGTTCGTGCACTGCTACCTGCACGGGCGGGGCGATGATGACGTCCTGCCGGTCTCTGGAGACGTGCTTGACGGGATCCGAGTCGGCGGCGCACGCAACTACGGGTTCGGTGAACTGTCGCTGACGGATTCGCTGGTTGTTGATCTCGATGCGCTCGACTACGGGCGACTCACGGACGCGGAGTCCGGCGCATACGTGCTTGAACTCGTGTCGCCGTACGTCCTGTCGAGTGCGTACCCGGATGCGGATGACCAGTCGGTGCCGTGGTGGTGGGATGCGAGCTCGGCGACGGAGTCGCCGACGATCCAGGCAGGCCGAGTGTCGGGGACGGTTGCGACGGATGGACGGCGTGATGACGGGTTAAGGCGGCGAGACACACGGCTCGTTGACGGTGGCGACGCGTATCGCGTGGAGACGGTCGATCACGGGCAGGTGGTTGGATACGCGGGGAGTGAGCCCGTGGCGACGGCGCGGAACGGCGTGGTGCGGGTCGGGACGCATTCGCGGTTCGGGTTCGGTGAGTTCCGTGTCCGGCCGGCTGGTGATGATCGAGTGCCTGGCAGGTCAGTTGGAGACGCAGCGTCAGCTGGGGGTGGTCGGTGA
- a CDS encoding hypothetical protein (KEGG: hla:Hlac_2812 hypothetical protein), protein MALEMVPFDIETTGFDVTDEVTVVGLELSLGCRVFLQADEDALDGDLAALEATVGERCGTHVKLSLHASEAALLEAVGVFARERLHGEDVLLVAFNGERWKDGFDLPFLRTRLAATDVEWPFRDTPYADLLPVVTRRFNLVVDGEEQSSLPASYETLVDGDLNDRDPFDDSAAAVTAFENQEYADLVTHNVVDVLRTGELGAMTRRYCSKSDYSLKSLTPTIHDT, encoded by the coding sequence ATGGCGTTGGAGATGGTGCCGTTCGATATTGAGACGACTGGGTTCGACGTGACGGATGAAGTGACGGTGGTTGGTCTCGAATTATCGCTTGGGTGCCGGGTGTTCCTGCAGGCAGACGAGGACGCACTGGACGGTGACCTGGCTGCGTTGGAGGCGACTGTTGGGGAGCGGTGTGGAACGCACGTGAAACTCTCGCTGCACGCGTCGGAGGCGGCGTTGTTGGAAGCGGTTGGCGTGTTCGCACGTGAGCGATTACACGGCGAGGACGTGTTGCTAGTCGCGTTCAATGGCGAGCGGTGGAAGGACGGGTTCGACTTGCCGTTTTTGCGGACGCGACTGGCGGCGACGGACGTAGAGTGGCCGTTCCGCGATACGCCGTACGCGGACTTGTTGCCAGTCGTGACGCGGCGGTTCAATCTCGTCGTGGATGGTGAGGAACAGTCGAGTTTGCCGGCATCGTATGAGACGCTCGTTGACGGGGATCTCAACGACCGCGATCCGTTCGATGACAGCGCTGCGGCGGTGACAGCGTTTGAGAACCAGGAGTACGCTGATCTCGTGACGCACAACGTTGTTGATGTGTTGCGAACCGGGGAACTTGGAGCGATGACGCGGCGGTACTGCTCGAAATCAGATTACTCGCTGAAATCACTAACACCAACGATTCACGACACATGA
- a CDS encoding hypothetical protein (KEGG: mta:Moth_1767 hypothetical protein), translated as MPVNATWGELLVGAYHKRMNGCEVVSYNNRSEERGNQMEADVIAIDNDRGKGRQNVYVCEVVTHMSGKLYSGTPDDGWWTEFTNTKAHQFSLQKLQKKFLEDYRYVNDTFGNASDHAFQFWAPVVTGWERGSGLIEGLEELADRFESETGEELELIINQDYTERIENLQTEAQGDTSDYGAPAFRFLQILENLK; from the coding sequence ATGCCGGTGAATGCAACGTGGGGTGAACTGCTGGTTGGTGCGTATCACAAGCGGATGAATGGCTGCGAAGTTGTCAGCTATAACAACCGATCTGAGGAACGCGGGAACCAAATGGAAGCCGATGTCATCGCTATCGACAACGATCGTGGCAAAGGCAGACAAAATGTGTATGTCTGCGAAGTGGTGACCCATATGAGTGGGAAACTCTATTCTGGAACTCCAGACGACGGCTGGTGGACTGAATTCACCAACACGAAAGCACACCAATTCTCTCTTCAGAAGCTCCAGAAGAAATTCCTCGAAGACTACCGGTACGTGAACGATACGTTTGGCAACGCCAGCGATCACGCATTCCAGTTTTGGGCACCTGTGGTTACCGGTTGGGAGAGAGGAAGTGGCCTGATTGAGGGGCTCGAAGAACTTGCCGATCGCTTTGAAAGTGAAACCGGAGAGGAACTTGAACTCATTATTAATCAAGACTACACCGAACGCATTGAGAATCTCCAAACAGAAGCGCAGGGAGACACGAGTGACTACGGCGCTCCTGCGTTTCGCTTCCTCCAAATCCTTGAGAACCTGAAATAA